The following proteins come from a genomic window of Montipora capricornis isolate CH-2021 chromosome 9, ASM3666992v2, whole genome shotgun sequence:
- the LOC138016302 gene encoding uncharacterized protein, with the protein MMPRWLFSLCFKPFGYLKSLNMFHRRHKSRKRTRSRSPSSRQNSVSSPDIHHEGSPPKRRKNENDSLQKILQSIERLSNRIDSLESRANQPESIANTDDDALSIMAGETSGLELDIGEPLATETSFKTATTPVGAPVEPIKAPVEPIQAPVAPIKAPTESSKTSDEVEDSAKSSDDHGLFDPVAKSTSWKPSTSFSKFLDTNFRRKLSYQQSLVIMDDWATPEVDALSAPKLDQQLLNQVPFKVKKFVQERDKEMFNAQRAFLNATGPLCGLHDCIENDSAPTYEEIKVALEQALCLLGSANTQLSILRRQRVLAAINRSRTNLAELPLPNAKSWLFGDDFPSLASKQTELSRGLKKNLAQTSGNPFLDVTIVPSLKVNIETPLTSINPLGIQTLLNLSQITQGLVQKTGFFVPLPRRDVSQILSIISGYKISFLKTPFQKSQPFTQASGQEELQISQEVNELL; encoded by the exons ATGATGCCTCGGTGgcttttttccttgtgcttcaaACCTTTTG GATATTTAAAATCGCTGAACATGTTCCATAGACGACACAAGTCGCGTAAAAGGACTCGCTCCCGGTCGCCATCTTCCCGCCAAAACTCTGTATCGTCGCCTGACATACATCATGAAGGGTCTCCGCCGAAACGGCGCAAGAACGAGAACGATTCCCTTCAGAAGATTCTTCAGTCGATTGAACGTCTTTCCAACCGAATAGACTCGTTAGAGTCCCGAGCAAATCAGCCAGAATCTATTGCAAATACTGATGACGATGCTTTGTCGATTATGGCTGGCGAAACGTCAGGCTTGGAGTTGGACATAGGTGAGCCTTTGGCGACCGAAACATCTTTTAAGACTGCTACTACGCCCGTTGGGGCACCCGTAGAGCCTATTAAGGCACCCGTAGAGCCTATTCAGGCACCCGTAGCGCCTATTAAGGCACCAACAGAGTCTAGTAAGACATCTGACGAAGTTGAAGACTCGGCGAAATCTAGTGATGATCATGGGCTGTTCGACCCAGTTGCCAAATCAACCTCCTGGAAACCATCAACCTCCTTCTCCAAGTTTCTGGATACTAACTTTCGGAGAAAATTATCTTACCAGCAATCTCTGGTTATTATGGATGACTGGGCAACTCCTGAAGTGGATGCACTCTCTGCTCCAAAACTCGATCAACAATTGTTGAATCAAGTACCATTTAAAGTGAAAAAGTTTGTACAAGAAAGGGATAAGGAAATGTTTAACGCCCAGCGTGCTTTCCTAAATGCCACGGGGCCACTTTGTGGCCTTCATGATTGTATCGAAAATGATTCAGCTCCAACTTATGAGGAAATTAAAGTAGCTTTGGAACAAGCTCTTTGCCTTTTAGGCTCAGCCAATACTCAGCTGTCTATTCTGAGACGACAGAGAGTCCTTGCCGCCATAAACCGTTCGAGGACAAACCTCGCGGAACTACCTCTTCCTAATGCAAAATCGTGGCTATTTGGAGATGATTTCCCCTCTTTAGCCTCAAAACAGACCGAGTTGTCAAGGGGTCTCAAGAAAAATTTGGCGCAAACTTCAGGAAATCCTTTCCTAGACGTAACAATAGTTCCCAGTCTCAAAGTAAACATAGAGACACCTTTAACAAGTATCAATCCACTGGGTATTCAAACCCTTCTAAATCTCAGTCAAATTACCCAGGGCCTCGTTCAAAAAACGGGCTTTTTCGTCCCCCTCCCCAGAAGGGACGTCAGCCAGATTCTCTCAATTATTTCAGGTTACAAGATAAGCTTCCTCAAAACTCCCTTTCAAAAGTCTCAACCATTTACCCAAGCATCGGGTCAGGAGGAACTCCAAATATCCCAGGAAGTGAACGAGTTATTGTAA